A region from the Arthrobacter gengyunqii genome encodes:
- a CDS encoding DUF5979 domain-containing protein — MTGTGPGQGVAGGLPPVGAPFDPTTGYPLDVPAGYEPTNESFAGIITTVDAVGNTQQMYCIDIRTSTYTGLGYESGSWDESNVPNIGYVNRVLNSYYPDQPGLPDAPSDSVRAAAVQAAVWFFSDGYVLEDTDAVRPYTEAIVAAVLAAGPLTEPPAPNVSIDPPTASGPTDGVTGPFTITSDAGTINVAAPEGYTLYTDPAGTVPLVGTTVTSGTQLWVRNDNQTTDSVILTATAVVPVQTGNVYLYAGNNPGVTAAQKLILAADAQIESNAQATAEFFVAGDLTVSKAFAGEGAGLQGDISLVVDCGAVGVFTFVIPAGTTETVTETVAGLPVGTVCSVTEPETGSTTEVTVTPVLPEPVTITDGENVLAVTNTVQYRPGALNITKTIDGNAAGLQSEIVLDVVCGTALDTTVVIPAGSPAGPYGETFTDIPAGTECTVTETSTGATSEVTVDAGDPVTVVIEPGTTVSADLANTVQYVNGSLQVTKIVAGNGAGQQSASVLNVVCGNELEQVVRIPAETLPGEYVQVFDGIPAGTECTVTEPTNGENGNVTVETILPYSVVIVSGETVDATVTNTYAVLGKDTLAKTGATASAQVSLAGAGAVLMGILLVAGAARRRKEMD, encoded by the coding sequence ATGACCGGCACAGGACCGGGTCAAGGCGTGGCCGGCGGGCTGCCTCCTGTAGGTGCGCCGTTCGATCCCACGACCGGGTATCCCTTGGATGTACCGGCGGGCTACGAGCCCACCAATGAGTCGTTTGCCGGAATCATCACCACTGTTGACGCCGTCGGCAATACGCAGCAGATGTACTGCATCGACATTCGTACCTCCACCTACACCGGCCTGGGTTATGAGAGCGGCAGCTGGGACGAATCCAATGTGCCGAACATTGGATACGTTAATCGGGTGCTGAACAGCTACTACCCGGATCAGCCGGGGCTGCCGGACGCACCGTCGGACAGCGTTCGGGCAGCAGCAGTTCAGGCTGCTGTGTGGTTTTTCAGCGATGGCTACGTCCTTGAAGACACCGACGCCGTGCGTCCATACACCGAGGCAATTGTTGCCGCGGTCCTCGCTGCGGGTCCGCTGACCGAGCCGCCGGCACCCAACGTATCGATTGATCCGCCCACTGCGTCAGGCCCCACCGACGGAGTCACCGGGCCATTCACCATTACTTCCGACGCAGGTACCATCAACGTTGCGGCGCCGGAGGGGTACACCCTGTACACAGATCCGGCCGGTACGGTCCCGCTCGTTGGCACGACCGTTACTTCCGGCACGCAGCTGTGGGTGCGGAACGACAACCAGACCACGGATTCCGTTATTCTGACCGCCACAGCTGTGGTTCCTGTCCAGACAGGCAACGTCTACCTCTATGCTGGCAACAATCCCGGTGTCACCGCTGCCCAGAAGCTCATCCTGGCAGCCGATGCGCAGATTGAGTCCAATGCACAGGCGACGGCCGAGTTCTTCGTTGCCGGCGACTTGACGGTCAGTAAGGCGTTTGCAGGTGAAGGAGCCGGGCTGCAGGGCGACATTTCCCTGGTGGTGGACTGCGGAGCAGTCGGTGTCTTCACCTTCGTGATCCCCGCCGGCACGACTGAGACAGTGACTGAGACGGTCGCAGGACTTCCAGTAGGCACGGTCTGTTCAGTTACTGAACCCGAGACCGGATCAACCACGGAGGTAACAGTCACTCCGGTGCTCCCGGAACCCGTGACCATCACTGACGGTGAGAACGTCCTTGCCGTTACCAACACGGTTCAGTACCGCCCGGGGGCGCTTAACATCACCAAGACGATCGACGGGAATGCCGCAGGCCTGCAGTCGGAGATAGTTCTCGATGTTGTCTGCGGGACGGCCCTGGACACCACGGTTGTTATTCCTGCGGGGAGTCCCGCCGGACCTTACGGCGAAACCTTCACGGACATTCCTGCAGGAACGGAATGCACAGTAACCGAAACGAGCACGGGTGCAACGTCGGAGGTCACCGTTGACGCGGGAGATCCGGTGACCGTAGTCATCGAGCCGGGCACCACCGTGAGCGCGGATCTGGCTAATACGGTGCAGTACGTGAACGGCTCGCTGCAGGTTACCAAAATCGTAGCGGGCAACGGGGCGGGCCAGCAGTCCGCTTCAGTCCTGAACGTGGTCTGCGGAAACGAGCTCGAGCAAGTGGTGCGGATCCCCGCTGAAACCCTGCCCGGTGAGTACGTGCAGGTCTTCGACGGCATCCCTGCCGGTACCGAGTGCACTGTCACCGAGCCCACGAACGGTGAGAACGGGAACGTCACTGTAGAGACGATTCTGCCCTACAGCGTCGTGATCGTGTCGGGTGAAACCGTAGACGCGACAGTCACTAATACCTACGCGGTTTTGGGTAAGGACACACTGGCCAAGACCGGGGCAACCGCCTCCGCGCAGGTATCCCTTGCCGGAGCAGGCGCAGTCCTCATGGGCATACTCCTGGTGGCCGGGGCTGCACGACGGAGGAAGGAAATGGACTAG
- a CDS encoding alpha-1,4-glucan--maltose-1-phosphate maltosyltransferase, producing MPSNDLPAEELRFGRIPIINVTPVVECGRIPAKAIPGEDLVIGATVFREGHDLVGVSAVLYDPEGQEVQRVRMHPVGIGLDRWGGLLRPEGTGSWSFAVEGWADLYSTWHHNAVVKIDAGVDTELMLAEGAALFKHAAEQRSGDDARIFDAAAAALADPGLPVADRLAAAGSAAVLAILDREPIRDLVTSSGRFPLHVERELAGRGAWYEFFPRSEGAELDPATRQWTSGTFRTAARSLQRVADMGFDVIYLPPVHPIGVTHRKGPNNTLVAGPGDPGSPWAIGSAEGGHDAIHPDLGTFADFDAFVDTARELKLEVAIDLALQASPDHPWVTSHPEWFTTRVDGSIAYAENPPKKYQDIYPLNFDNDFTGLSEEILRIVLMWIGHGVKIFRVDNPHTKPLMFWEWLIKTVNEKHPEVIFLAEAFTRPPMMHALGMAGFQQSYTYFTWRNTRKELEEYFTEVSSETAAFFRPNFFVNTPDILTEFLQYGGPAAFKIRAVLASTASPLWGVYAGYELYEHVARPGAEEYIDNEKFEYKQRDFAAAEAEGRSLAPYITRLNEIRRAHPALGDLQNLTVHATTDESIVAYSKHKEVRLGDPSSRDTLIIVVNTDPHSARECGVSLDLNALHLDPKDFNEDGTFWVDDLLSGQSWRWGDHNYVRLDAHFEPAHILSVRRNS from the coding sequence ATGCCATCCAATGACCTGCCCGCCGAGGAACTCCGGTTCGGCCGGATTCCCATCATCAACGTGACCCCGGTGGTGGAATGCGGCCGTATTCCCGCCAAAGCCATACCCGGCGAAGACCTCGTGATAGGGGCCACCGTCTTCCGCGAAGGACATGACCTCGTGGGAGTCAGCGCTGTGCTGTACGACCCGGAAGGCCAGGAGGTCCAGAGGGTGCGGATGCACCCTGTGGGAATTGGCTTGGACCGGTGGGGCGGCCTGCTCCGGCCCGAAGGCACCGGGTCCTGGAGCTTTGCCGTTGAGGGCTGGGCGGATCTGTACTCCACCTGGCACCACAACGCCGTCGTAAAGATCGACGCCGGTGTGGACACGGAGCTGATGCTCGCCGAGGGTGCCGCACTGTTCAAGCACGCTGCCGAGCAACGCTCCGGCGATGACGCCCGGATTTTCGATGCAGCCGCAGCAGCGCTCGCCGACCCCGGCCTCCCCGTGGCCGACCGCCTGGCAGCAGCCGGTTCCGCGGCTGTTCTCGCCATCCTTGACCGGGAACCGATCCGTGATCTGGTGACCAGCAGCGGTCGTTTCCCCCTCCACGTTGAGCGGGAACTGGCCGGCCGCGGCGCCTGGTACGAGTTCTTCCCCCGCTCCGAGGGCGCCGAGCTGGACCCGGCTACCCGCCAGTGGACTTCCGGGACATTCCGCACGGCTGCGCGCAGTCTTCAGCGGGTGGCCGACATGGGCTTCGACGTTATTTATCTGCCTCCGGTGCATCCGATCGGCGTCACGCACCGCAAGGGACCCAACAACACCCTCGTGGCCGGCCCCGGGGATCCGGGTTCCCCCTGGGCCATTGGATCGGCGGAAGGCGGCCACGACGCCATCCACCCCGATTTGGGCACTTTTGCCGACTTTGACGCTTTTGTGGATACGGCCCGTGAACTGAAGCTGGAAGTCGCCATTGACCTGGCCCTCCAGGCCTCCCCGGACCACCCTTGGGTGACCAGCCATCCGGAATGGTTCACCACGCGCGTGGACGGCTCCATTGCGTACGCCGAAAACCCGCCGAAGAAGTACCAGGACATTTATCCGCTGAACTTCGACAACGACTTCACGGGACTGTCGGAGGAAATCCTGCGGATAGTGCTGATGTGGATCGGCCACGGTGTGAAGATCTTCCGCGTGGACAACCCGCACACCAAGCCACTGATGTTCTGGGAGTGGCTGATCAAGACGGTCAACGAGAAGCACCCGGAGGTCATCTTCCTGGCTGAGGCGTTCACCCGCCCGCCGATGATGCATGCCCTGGGCATGGCCGGCTTCCAGCAGTCGTACACCTACTTCACCTGGCGGAACACCCGCAAGGAACTGGAGGAATACTTCACTGAGGTTTCCTCCGAGACGGCGGCGTTCTTCAGGCCCAACTTCTTCGTGAACACCCCGGACATCCTGACCGAGTTCCTTCAGTATGGCGGCCCCGCGGCCTTCAAGATCCGTGCCGTCCTGGCATCAACCGCCAGCCCGCTCTGGGGCGTCTACGCCGGATACGAGCTGTATGAGCATGTGGCCCGTCCCGGCGCCGAAGAGTACATCGACAATGAAAAGTTCGAGTACAAGCAGCGGGACTTCGCAGCGGCGGAGGCAGAGGGCCGCAGCCTGGCCCCGTACATCACCCGATTGAATGAAATCCGCCGTGCTCATCCGGCGCTGGGTGACCTGCAGAACCTGACGGTGCATGCCACGACTGACGAGTCGATCGTGGCATATTCCAAGCACAAGGAAGTGCGGCTCGGGGACCCCTCCAGCCGAGACACCCTGATCATCGTGGTGAACACGGATCCGCACAGCGCCCGTGAATGCGGCGTGTCGTTGGACCTGAATGCCCTTCATCTTGATCCGAAGGATTTCAATGAAGACGGGACCTTCTGGGTGGACGACCTCCTTAGCGGCCAGAGCTGGCGCTGGGGAGATCACAACTACGTCCGTCTCGACGCCCATTTTGAACCCGCACACATCCTGTCAGTTCGGAGGAACTCCTAG
- the treS gene encoding maltose alpha-D-glucosyltransferase: protein MPNPFQLHAPGLTNDPHWYRKAVFYEVLVRGFADANGDGSGDFTGLIDKLDYLQWLGIDCLWLPPFFKSPLRDGGYDISDYYDVLDEFGTISDFKRLVAEAHARGLRVIIDLPLNHTSDKHPWFEESRNDPDGPYGDFYVWSDTDQKYEDARIIFVDTEESNWAFDPVRRQFYWHRFFSHQPDLNFENPKVVEAIFDVVRFWLDQGIDGFRADAIPYLFEEDGTNCENLPATHRFLKDLRTMVDENYPGRVIVAEANQMPHEVVEYFGDETGAECHMAFHFPIMPRLFYALRDQKAAPIVQTMEETPAIPAGAQWGTFLRNHDELTLEMVTNEERQAMLGWYAPDSRMRANIGIRRRLSPLLDNSRSEVELIHALLLSLPGSPFLYYGDEIGMGDNIWLEDRDASRTPMQWNPDRNAGFSTADPGKLYLPVVQSLVYHYNHVNVEAQLASSSSLLHWIRQMIMVRRTHPAFGLGSYRNVPTEAESVLAFLRELPEDNPEGEVGEVMFCIFNLSQHPVSATVSLPEFAGRGLRDAFGGTPFPAFGADGSVTLTLGSHDFYWLRLRSSKSNMSSPLTEAIPLIPISEAVKK, encoded by the coding sequence GTGCCCAACCCGTTTCAACTGCACGCTCCCGGTCTCACCAATGACCCGCACTGGTACCGCAAAGCTGTTTTCTATGAGGTGCTCGTGCGTGGCTTCGCTGACGCCAACGGAGACGGGTCCGGCGACTTCACCGGTCTGATCGACAAGCTGGACTATCTGCAGTGGCTTGGCATCGACTGCCTTTGGCTTCCCCCGTTCTTCAAGTCCCCGCTGCGCGACGGCGGCTATGACATCTCCGATTACTACGACGTGCTGGACGAGTTCGGAACCATCAGCGACTTCAAGCGGTTGGTGGCTGAGGCGCACGCCCGCGGCCTGCGCGTCATCATTGACCTGCCGCTGAACCACACCTCGGACAAGCATCCGTGGTTCGAGGAATCGCGCAACGATCCGGACGGACCCTACGGAGACTTCTACGTCTGGTCCGACACGGACCAGAAATACGAAGACGCACGCATCATCTTCGTGGATACCGAAGAATCCAACTGGGCCTTTGACCCGGTGCGGCGCCAGTTCTACTGGCACCGGTTCTTCAGCCACCAGCCGGACCTCAACTTCGAGAATCCCAAGGTGGTCGAGGCGATTTTCGACGTCGTCCGGTTCTGGCTTGACCAGGGCATTGACGGGTTCCGTGCAGACGCCATCCCGTACCTGTTCGAGGAGGACGGCACCAACTGCGAGAATCTTCCCGCGACGCACCGGTTCCTCAAGGACCTGCGCACCATGGTGGATGAAAACTATCCCGGACGGGTCATCGTGGCTGAGGCCAACCAGATGCCGCATGAAGTCGTGGAGTACTTCGGCGACGAAACCGGCGCTGAATGCCACATGGCGTTCCACTTCCCGATCATGCCCCGGCTCTTCTACGCGCTGCGCGACCAGAAGGCCGCGCCCATTGTGCAGACCATGGAGGAAACACCGGCCATTCCGGCAGGCGCCCAGTGGGGAACCTTCCTGCGCAACCATGATGAGCTGACGCTGGAAATGGTCACCAACGAGGAGCGCCAGGCAATGCTGGGCTGGTACGCACCGGATTCACGCATGCGGGCCAATATCGGTATCCGCCGGCGGCTCTCCCCCCTGCTGGACAACTCCCGGTCAGAAGTGGAGCTGATCCATGCGCTGCTGCTTTCGCTGCCCGGCAGTCCGTTCCTCTACTACGGCGACGAAATTGGCATGGGCGACAACATCTGGCTTGAGGACCGTGACGCCTCGCGCACCCCCATGCAGTGGAACCCGGACCGGAATGCCGGCTTCTCCACCGCCGACCCCGGAAAGCTCTACCTGCCGGTGGTGCAGTCCTTGGTCTACCACTACAACCACGTGAACGTGGAAGCACAGCTGGCGAGTTCCAGTTCGCTTCTGCACTGGATCCGGCAAATGATCATGGTCCGCCGGACGCATCCCGCGTTTGGGCTCGGCTCTTACCGGAATGTGCCCACAGAGGCAGAGTCGGTGCTGGCGTTCCTGCGTGAACTGCCGGAGGACAACCCCGAAGGGGAGGTGGGAGAAGTAATGTTCTGCATCTTCAACCTCTCCCAGCACCCGGTCTCTGCGACTGTGAGCCTGCCCGAGTTTGCCGGCCGCGGGCTGCGGGACGCTTTCGGCGGGACGCCCTTCCCGGCCTTCGGCGCGGACGGCTCCGTGACGCTGACGCTGGGCAGCCACGATTTCTACTGGCTGCGGCTGCGGTCTTCGAAATCGAACATGTCCTCGCCCCTGACCGAAGCGATTCCCCTCATTCCCATTTCGGAGGCCGTGAAGAAATGA
- the glgB gene encoding 1,4-alpha-glucan branching protein GlgB — protein MTQLTPSLPELLTAWLPQQRWFPAKGREISLERVGGVRLEDPAGAVQLEVHLIAVSSGHRTDVINVPVSYRSEPAPELAGSLLGRAQHAELGERWLYDGAADPVFVTAWLEMMRSQSLSLDGRTHGVALAGFEDWPPFNRVVDAKLMKGEQSNTSVVVPAVPNQLIVKFYRVLASGESPDVQVSAKLTAAGSRDVPTTFGWVTGSWRDPLADDGAWVTGDLSVLREFIPNSEDAWRPASAAALANSDFTAEAEELGAVTGRIHQQLAQAFGSGPPSASERADFLESLENRIRWAWKEARSYVGGYDEPLEYLLRQISNLEELPNLQRIHADYHLGQVLKSGTHGWMVLDFEGEPLRPAAERSVPDVPLRDVVGMLRSLDYAAGVALVEGAGETGAAAPKEQQRRGLEAARWAANASEAFLRGYEKETGTHINRSDPLYLALWLDKAIYEVVYEIRNRPDWVRVPVAAVRQILEQARKQVHGTSSQEEKSVTKTPQPAPQGKRRSPEPALPAGPDALTEPALPAKADDVVVPASDEVAPVPAHRNPLPVSTDVLQAVSEGRYHQPHAVLGAHVDDQGLVTIRTLRPLAQSVVAVTADARVDLQHEHNGIWVGTLPAARPGQVPDYRLEVTYEGLAPQLFDDPYRFLPSLGEIDLHLIGEGRHEKLWTVLGANLHHYKSVLGDIDGVSFAVWAPNAQAVRVKGDFNAWDGRMHAMRSLGGSGVWELFIPGVEPGARYKYEILGSDGIWRDKADPLAQATEVPPLTGSRVVESTYVFQDAEWMEARAARDPHNAPMSVYEVHLGSWRLGLDYRQLADQLAEYVKWQGFTHVEFMPVAEHPFGGSWGYQITSYFAPTARFGHPDDFRYLVDKLHQAGIGVILDWVPGHFPKDEWALAKFDGQTLYEHGDPLRGEQPDWGTLIFDYGRREVRNFLVANAIYWLEEFHIDGLRVDAVASMLYLDYSRPADQWRPNAFGGRENLEAISFLQEVNATAYRRVPGIVMIAEESTAFPGVTQPTSSGGLGFGLKWNMGWMHDTLEYMSEDPINRMYHHAKLTFSLVYAYTENFLLPISHDEVVHGKGSLLRKMPGDRWQQLANVRAYLAFQWAHPGKQLIFMGTEFAQEAEWSEQYGLDWFLTDTPQHKGVQLLVRQLNEIYRTTPALSERDNEPAGFQWINENDGARNALSFIRYDHQGNPLVCIANFAGTPHENFRLGLPWAGDWVEALNTDAAEFGGSGVGNMGVVTAEEGACNGQPASATLTVPPLGVLYLKPKDV, from the coding sequence ATGACCCAGTTGACACCGTCACTGCCTGAACTCCTCACCGCCTGGCTCCCGCAGCAGCGCTGGTTCCCCGCGAAGGGGCGTGAAATTTCGCTGGAACGCGTTGGTGGAGTCCGATTGGAGGACCCGGCCGGGGCGGTGCAACTTGAGGTTCATCTCATTGCCGTGAGCTCGGGCCATCGAACAGACGTCATCAACGTACCCGTCAGCTATCGCAGCGAGCCGGCTCCCGAGCTGGCCGGCTCCCTGCTGGGCCGTGCCCAGCATGCCGAACTGGGGGAGCGCTGGTTGTATGACGGTGCTGCCGATCCGGTGTTCGTGACGGCGTGGCTGGAAATGATGCGTTCGCAGTCGCTCTCGCTGGACGGCCGCACCCACGGCGTTGCTCTGGCCGGGTTCGAAGACTGGCCGCCGTTTAACCGGGTTGTCGACGCCAAGCTGATGAAGGGCGAGCAGTCCAATACCTCAGTGGTGGTGCCCGCCGTGCCCAACCAGCTGATCGTCAAGTTCTACCGTGTCCTTGCCTCCGGCGAAAGCCCTGACGTGCAGGTCAGCGCCAAGCTCACTGCTGCGGGTTCCCGCGACGTTCCAACCACTTTCGGCTGGGTAACCGGGAGCTGGCGGGACCCGCTGGCCGACGACGGCGCTTGGGTTACGGGGGACCTCAGCGTCCTGCGCGAGTTTATCCCCAACAGCGAAGATGCCTGGCGCCCGGCTTCCGCCGCAGCGCTGGCCAACTCCGATTTCACCGCCGAGGCTGAAGAGCTGGGCGCGGTCACCGGACGCATCCACCAGCAGTTGGCACAGGCTTTCGGCAGCGGGCCTCCCAGCGCGTCGGAACGCGCAGACTTCCTCGAGTCCCTCGAAAACCGGATCCGCTGGGCCTGGAAAGAAGCGCGCAGCTACGTGGGGGGGTATGACGAACCCCTGGAATACCTGCTGCGCCAGATCAGCAATTTGGAGGAGCTGCCCAACCTCCAGCGAATTCATGCTGACTACCACTTGGGCCAGGTCCTGAAATCCGGCACGCACGGCTGGATGGTGCTGGACTTTGAAGGTGAGCCGCTGCGGCCCGCGGCTGAACGCAGTGTTCCCGATGTCCCGCTGCGCGATGTCGTGGGCATGCTTCGGTCCCTTGACTACGCCGCGGGAGTGGCTCTCGTGGAGGGCGCCGGCGAAACAGGCGCTGCCGCCCCTAAGGAACAGCAGCGCCGCGGCCTGGAAGCAGCACGCTGGGCAGCGAATGCGTCTGAAGCTTTCCTTCGTGGGTATGAGAAGGAAACCGGTACGCACATCAACCGCAGCGATCCGCTGTACCTTGCCCTATGGCTGGACAAGGCCATTTACGAAGTTGTCTACGAAATACGCAACCGTCCCGACTGGGTCCGCGTGCCCGTTGCTGCCGTACGGCAGATTCTGGAACAGGCACGCAAACAGGTCCACGGAACGAGCAGCCAGGAAGAGAAATCAGTGACTAAGACTCCACAGCCCGCTCCCCAGGGGAAACGACGTTCACCGGAACCTGCGCTGCCTGCCGGACCGGATGCTCTGACGGAACCCGCGCTGCCCGCGAAAGCGGACGACGTCGTCGTACCGGCCTCAGATGAGGTGGCCCCGGTGCCGGCGCACCGCAATCCGCTGCCCGTTTCCACTGATGTCCTGCAGGCCGTGTCGGAGGGTCGGTATCACCAGCCCCATGCGGTCCTGGGCGCGCATGTCGATGACCAGGGTCTCGTGACCATCCGCACCCTGCGTCCGCTGGCCCAAAGTGTAGTGGCCGTAACCGCTGACGCACGGGTTGATCTTCAGCACGAACACAACGGGATATGGGTGGGGACACTCCCCGCAGCCCGGCCGGGGCAGGTTCCCGATTACCGGCTCGAGGTGACCTACGAGGGCCTTGCCCCTCAGCTGTTCGACGACCCTTACCGGTTCCTGCCGTCTCTCGGGGAAATCGACCTGCACCTTATCGGTGAAGGCCGGCACGAGAAGCTGTGGACGGTGCTCGGAGCAAACCTGCACCACTACAAGTCGGTTTTGGGCGATATTGACGGCGTCAGCTTCGCCGTGTGGGCGCCCAATGCCCAAGCCGTGCGGGTCAAGGGCGACTTCAACGCCTGGGATGGCAGGATGCATGCCATGCGTTCCCTGGGCGGCTCCGGAGTTTGGGAGCTGTTCATTCCCGGGGTCGAACCGGGCGCGCGCTACAAGTACGAAATTCTCGGCAGCGACGGAATCTGGCGCGACAAGGCTGATCCCCTGGCACAGGCAACGGAAGTGCCCCCGCTGACAGGCTCGCGGGTGGTTGAGTCGACGTACGTATTCCAGGACGCAGAGTGGATGGAAGCCCGGGCGGCCCGGGACCCGCACAACGCGCCCATGAGCGTCTACGAAGTGCACCTCGGGTCGTGGCGCCTCGGCTTGGACTACCGTCAGCTCGCCGACCAGCTGGCCGAATACGTGAAGTGGCAGGGATTCACGCACGTGGAGTTCATGCCTGTGGCCGAACACCCCTTTGGCGGATCCTGGGGCTACCAGATCACGTCCTACTTCGCACCGACGGCACGGTTCGGGCACCCGGACGACTTCCGTTACCTGGTGGACAAACTGCACCAGGCCGGCATCGGCGTCATCCTGGACTGGGTCCCCGGACACTTCCCCAAGGACGAATGGGCGCTGGCCAAATTCGACGGACAGACCCTGTACGAACACGGCGATCCCCTTCGCGGCGAACAGCCCGACTGGGGCACGCTCATTTTCGACTACGGCCGCCGGGAAGTCCGAAATTTCCTTGTAGCCAACGCCATTTACTGGCTCGAGGAATTCCACATCGACGGACTGCGTGTGGATGCCGTGGCATCCATGCTGTATCTGGACTACTCCCGTCCTGCGGACCAGTGGCGTCCCAACGCATTTGGCGGCCGGGAAAACCTCGAGGCCATCTCCTTCCTGCAGGAAGTGAATGCCACCGCGTACCGCCGCGTGCCCGGCATCGTGATGATTGCTGAAGAGTCCACTGCCTTCCCCGGGGTTACGCAGCCCACGAGCAGCGGCGGCCTGGGATTCGGCCTGAAGTGGAACATGGGGTGGATGCACGACACCCTCGAGTACATGTCCGAAGACCCCATCAACCGGATGTATCACCACGCCAAGCTGACGTTCTCACTGGTTTACGCCTACACGGAGAACTTCCTGCTGCCGATCAGCCACGACGAGGTAGTCCACGGCAAGGGCTCCCTGCTTCGGAAGATGCCCGGAGACCGCTGGCAGCAGCTGGCTAATGTCCGGGCCTACCTGGCGTTCCAATGGGCGCATCCCGGCAAGCAGCTCATCTTCATGGGTACGGAATTTGCGCAGGAAGCGGAGTGGTCGGAGCAGTACGGACTGGACTGGTTCCTGACTGACACACCGCAGCATAAGGGTGTGCAGTTGCTGGTCCGCCAGCTCAACGAGATTTACCGGACCACCCCGGCCCTCTCGGAGCGCGACAACGAGCCGGCCGGGTTCCAGTGGATCAACGAGAACGATGGCGCACGCAACGCACTGTCCTTCATCCGCTACGACCACCAGGGCAACCCCCTGGTGTGCATTGCGAACTTTGCCGGAACTCCGCACGAGAACTTCCGCCTCGGCCTGCCGTGGGCCGGCGATTGGGTGGAAGCACTGAATACCGATGCAGCCGAGTTTGGCGGGTCCGGCGTTGGGAACATGGGTGTCGTGACCGCTGAAGAAGGCGCCTGCAACGGTCAGCCGGCATCGGCAACGCTGACCGTTCCTCCGCTGGGCGTGCTCTACCTGAAGCCGAAGGACGTCTAG